In Miscanthus floridulus cultivar M001 chromosome 19, ASM1932011v1, whole genome shotgun sequence, the DNA window AGGGAAGCAGAGATCACTGAGCCACAGGAAGTTTGATCTCCCAGAGGGTGGAGCCATCTCTGATGAGAAAATGGCTGCTGCGAACAAGGCCGCCAGGATCATCGAGGAGGGTAAGTGATGCAAGGGTAGAGGGAGCCACCACCTTGTAAGTGGCAGGATATCATGCCTGAATCCTGATGAAAGCTCTGTAGCAGCAGCATATCTATTCGTCTATCGTCTAGGAGAAGTTTAGAACTGAGACAACTCTGCACTTTGTTGAGACTTCCTATTATCCTCGTGGGAGCTATCTCTGCACTTTGTTGTACCTTCAGTGTTATCCATGTTTTACTGTGAACCTGTAATATGTTGCTAGACAGTCAATTTGAGCTTTAGAATGTGTCAACATGTCTAGATGACTAGATCCATATCTATATGTATCTGCAAAGTGCTTTGAGCGACGATCTATTCAGCAATGAAAACAGCTAGTACTTGGTGTGTTCAACAAAGCAGCGTGCCTAGCCTCAGAGACGTTACATCCGTATCTATATGTATCTGCAAATTTGAAGCAGCAGAATTTGTGGAAACATGTACAGACAGCAAACATGTACAGACAGCACTAAGGATGGGAATGGGATGCACACAAACTAGCACGGTCTAGCATTCAGAAGAGCACACCAGGGACAGACTAACATCGATTCTTCTTCATCAGGCTCAACTCTTCTTCCTTTCATGGCCTTTTGGTGTTGGGGACTTGACTgatggagcagcagcagcagcagctgggggccgagccaaatccaAGCTCTGCATCTCGCTTGCCAGCAGCGCCCTCCGTTCTTTCAGGAAGTTGAGCCGGTTTGTCAGCTTTACTAATGCCGTTGATGCTGCTGGTGGTATGCTTCCACCGAAATCCTGATCAGCAACAACATACATAGGAGCATTCATCATCGCTAGCTCATCATTCGACAACAAAGGAAAGGAgcatcatctcatctcatctcaagCACAAACCTCTAGTCTGCTAGATCCATGAAGCCCTCTTATCCATGGGCTATTTGAATATTGTTTCTGCGCAAGATTCCACTTCGAATTAGAGGATGATGACGACGGCCCATCTTGGCCCTCCCTGGCAATCGATTGCCTTCTTTGAGGAGCCCTCTGGCTGATGCTCCCGACCGCCTCGTGACCTGGCTTGGCTGTTGAAGAAGGCGAATGCTGCGCAGTTTGCTTCCTTGACTGCTCAATATCACCCTGAAATGTTTTCTGTTCTTTTTAACCTGAAAAGGAGTTTCCTCCCGCTTATATTGAAAGCAGAATGAAAGGAATTTGGCACTCTTACCATGTCAGATGCAGAATCACTCCCAACAGTCGGTGACACTTCCACTGATGAGCTTTCAGGTCTGGAGAAAGGGGCCCCAGTTTAGTACAAGTCTACAACCGAAATGATGCCAGACAGTGAAAAAATAATAGACCAAAATCTTACCCGCCAACCCTGTCTGTATTTACAAGCCGTTTGTTGCATGATTCACAGCACAGCTGCTGGCCGCTGACCTGCCCACGAAGACCAGAAACCTCTTGCTTCAAGTTCATAATATCAGATTCAGCAGTCACAACTTCCTCAAGATCAGCCTTAGTCTTTAATTAACAGAGTAAACATTTTAAATCATGGAGAACAAAGGAACTGAGAATAAACTCACTAATCACTTCTTTAGGAAACTACCTTGCTGTCTATTGTTGACGGCAAGGACCCCTGCCCTCTTCGCAAATTCATCACCCCGGACTCCAAGGATGTCTTCAAATTTCTCTCCTTCTGCAGCTGATCCCTCAAATTTTCAACCTATTGAATCAACATTATTTTGCTGTCAAAAAGAGAAATGTATGACTTACTCTGAAAAAACACACCCAAACACCTTCAGAGGAATGAAATACTACATGGCCGTAATTTTGCATACTGAACACTTTGAGCATTATTTTATTGCAAAGCTTCTTATTTAATCATTGTGGCCTTTATTTCTTCTTGATGGCACAACGGTTTCTTATCGAGACAAAGTGACCTGGATTTTACTGAcccaaaatgaaaagaaaagataaCCCTTCAGTTCTTACTTCTTTTTCAAGTGCTAAACGGCGCTCATGTAGTTCTTCTTTCCGCTTTTCTAGACTTGACTGTAGGATTGCATTTTCTTTGGCCTATGAAAGAAAAGGAACAATATCATCTCATCGGGAGGTATCCAATGCCACTTAACCCAATTCATGTGATCATAGGGGAAAAGGCTTTACCTCCTTTGCAATTTTCGATTGTAGATCAATCTTGTtgctctcaagtttctcaataagGGTCCTTGTTCAGAAGCCACATCAGAAAATAACTCAAATGTCAGCCCGAAATTGTGAAAGCTTCCTtgcatttttttatatatttttcgtTCCAAGCTGCTGTTAAGTTTTGTTTGTGATAGTTTTACTAGTTGAAGTCAACATGCAAACACCGAATGGAAGGACAGCTTCACAGTGGATAAGCGAATGGCAAATGGCAAGTTTGCGATAGTATTAAACAAAGACCAATATCACAagtaacaaataaagtattgagAAAGAAAAGCTGGAAAAGATTGTGGTGCTTTCAAAGGATATATGTTTGCAATTCTTTCAATAAATAGGAAATGTCCAAAGGCCACTTACTCATCATCGCTGCAGCATTCAATCTCCTCTGTTGACAGGTCTTTTCTTGCCTGTATATCAAGTATTCCCATAAAATTGTAAGATTATCCTACCAGCATTAATATGAAGAACTATACCAATAACATTTTCACTTACTGAAGTACGGCCCCATAAGGTTTTTTTGCCCTTGTGTGCTGAACTGCATGATTTCTCCATAGATTTTTCTCTTGAAGACGATGAACGAGAAGTTGATCTTAGTATACCATCTTTGGATCCATTTGGTCCACACGATTCTTGTTTCTGGTTGGATTGACTATTGTCCTCTGCCTGTGCACCTTCTACGGAAAATGAATTAAGCGGAGAAGAATTTTGATCAGTGCCTTCCCTTGATGCACCATTTTCTACTCTTGTTGCTCTATAGGAGGTTGAAGATACTGGTTAATTATTGTCATTACCTGCAGTTTCTGAGATATTGTTTTTAACCTATGGACCAAGAAAAATTGAAGTCAGAGACCTAAAGCTGCAGTTCTGAAAAATACATGTGTTCTACGCCAAATGAGCAAAGTTATTTGCAACTTTGTATGTGCTTTGAAGCTGTAGTCTAAACTATTCTTCAATATTGTATCCAAGAGCATAGTGTGACCAAGGTTTTCTTGTGTAAGAATATAGTTACAAACACCGCAAAGCGATTTGCAGTATATGATGCACTTAGAAGTCTCCATGAAATACAAGCAGTTATAGATATAACCatctttataaaaatataaataccACTGTTTAAAAGTGGAAAAGTTTGACCACACACATAACTCAGGCACCTATATTAATGGACAAAACATATGAGCCAAGTTGCTAATCTATGCATGCTAAAAGGAGAAAAACAGGGTACCCTCAGAAATTGAAATAATAAAATATAGCACGTTGAAACAAGAACCATATCATGAAAGGCTGCAAAAAGCTAACATCTGTCTCGAAGGACCTTCCAATGCCAGCATGGAGAATATCTCATCTATAATGTTTTGGAATCAATACAATGATCAGTGAAGTACCTTGCCATCCTTGACATTAGCGTTGATCTCATGTTCACTGTCATCAGAGTAGTCCAAGTCTTCTTCAATGTCATCTTCACCAGAATCATAAGAACCATCGTCATCATGGATGTCATTATCTGTGAAATATTCCTTATCAACATCGTCATCCTCAGACTCGGTATAAGCATCTGAAGAACAGGAACCTTCTTCCAAGTCCTGTATGATAATCAGTTGAATTATAACTCATGAATGACTACGTTAAGAACTTCACATGGATCCAGTAAAAAGAGGATACATCAAATATCTGATCAAATTCCTCCATCATAATAATAACAATAGCTTGTGCATGATTTGCAGCCGCAGCAGCTTGAAGTAGCTGGAATGAACTGTCCCCTCCCATACTAAATTCATTGTCTATGTCACATTCTCCAAGAagaagaggtcgaagaaggagtGGTGCCATGCAAGCTGCCAAAGCAGATTGAGACATCCTATTCACAGCTTTGTGTGACTCAACAATTTGCATCATCTTAAGAGTCCTGAAGAAAAACCTGATTAGTCTGGAGCCCATTTGTTGGGATAATTTTGTTACGGTTCTACAGGATAATGTAGCTCAGTCAAATTGATTATAATGATACCAAGGGATGAGAAGCCCCCATCAAGAATGAAAATCCAGCTACGACGCCACAGGAATTAATATGCTAAGTATAAAGTTTTGGTTGGCAAGAAAATATGATATAAGCATACAAGTTAGATACCTCTGCAACAATTGTTGATTTGGTTCTGGGAAAACTTCATATATCACCCTATTTATCTCATCAAGTCTTCTTGCCTTGTCACTTCCTGTATAACACTAGTCTTGATCATCGTATGATTCTAACATATCAAAATGTTGTAGATAAGAGCATATATTAATTTAATTATGTGTAGTTACTTTATGACATCAATTGGGATTATATATCACTTTAATTGATAAATTCAGAAATACAAGATAACTACTGAATGCATAAACAAAGTTTCAAATTAATCTTACGGTATGCTTTAACCAGGGCAGTGCAACATGATGCAGGAACTGGAGATGATGGCATCTCTCGAAGAACATACTGTATCAAAGGAAAACCAGACAAATATCAGTGAAGAGCATTCCTTTTTAGTGAGATTGTAATCAACACTTGCCAAATATATACCTTAATACAGTCACCAATAACATGAGCATCCTCTTCTGGGGAGAACTCGTTTTTCCCTAAAACACAAATTAAATGTGTCTTAAATAGTACAAAGAAGATGGTAAAGCAGTCAAAGCAAATAAAAATACAATTCCCACACATTATTATGGCCCTCATAAAATATCTTCATGAAAACATAGTGAAGAAGACAGGCTATTTTATTAATTGAACTAAAGACTGCCAAACACCAAAAGTAGTTATCCTAGATAAGAAAAGAAAAGGTTCAGTCCAAAGAAATCACCCTTTTCATAATCCCGAATTCTGCGTTTGACTTCTTCAACATCAGCAGACTGACGCAGGATACCCTCTACCTTGACCCCTACAGATAAAgggttttttttgtgtgtgttagGACTGTGCTGAATGATTTATAGCCATTTATGCTTTTACTCACCATAATGTAAAATTTGCCAAGATTGTGTAATGACCACAATAAGCAAAAGAACTTACCATGATCTTCAATGAACTTCAGGGCCTTCTCCAGAAATGATGGACTACCATCAGCATCTACTAGTGCAAATTCTGCAGGTCTGCCAATAACAGAACTGTCCTCCGCTGCACCACAAACAACTGAACTTGCTTAGCATAATGAAATGCAATGTTTTCAGGTCGTCTGGTCGAACCCGGTCGCCATGTGACTGAACAggagactaatcgcgattagtcgtcgacCAGGCCGATTAGTCGACCTTGGTCGTCCATCTAGTCGTCCATGTATATcaggtcatatatatatatatatatatatatatatatatatatatatatatatatatatatatatatatatatatatatatatatatatatatatatatatatatatatatatatatatatatatatcaagcataTGTTACAGGGTTCATCCGAACAATTTTCACCCTTGAGCTCTTGCCCCCGCGTCGCTCCCACGTGAGCGGCTCGGGCGGCTCCCCCCCAAACCCTAgcagcccctcccctcccctccccgccgCGCAGCCGCCGGAGCTGGCCGCCGGcagggatggcggcggcggggccCTTCTCCCTTCTATTGGCGGCGCGTGCGGCAGCAGGCCGACGGCCCCTCCCCTCGCGTGAGCTGCGTGGAGCTCAGCGGGGAGGGTCGTCGCGGCTATGGCGGCGCCGGCTGGTGCCCGAGCTGGCACAGGGGACGGCGGCGGGCTCTCTTTCTCCTCAGTGcgttcccctcctcctctcttgacGGCGACGGTGGCGACAGCTGGGGCCGCCTGTCCGGGCCACGTGAGGTCAGATCCAGTGCCCGGGAGGCTAGATCTGGACTCCAGGTGGCCAGTTCGGCTTCGGGGCCGGCGGCGGGTGCAGTGGCGGCCGGTGGCGGTTGCGGCGGCGGCCGGGGCTTGTGATGGCGCTGGGGGCAGCGCTCTCTCCTCTGCCTGCCTCTCCCCTCACGGCCCTGGCTGTTGCGGTGCCTGCGGTTGTGGTCAAGAcggaggcggcgccggcggcatGGGGCGCCGTGTTCGGGGCCTGGTGTCCAGATCCGGCGGTCCAGGGCTGGGGGCGGCGCCCGAGATGGTGGGGCACACGCCCTGTAGCGGCTGGCGGCGAGGTCGGCTGTGACATCGGCGGGTGCCAGGGTCGACAAAGATGGTCAGTGGCGGCCTCGTTGTGCGGCATTGGGACACGAGCGGCGGAGTCAGGTCCGGCTCTGCGTGGCCCGGACGGAGGGGGTGGCGGCCGATGGAGCTGTGCGGCTGCTGCGTGCAGCCGGCGCGTCGATGCCCCTCTAAAGGGGCTTCCGTGGGGCGGCGGGACAGCGACGATGGCGGTGAAGGCTGGCGGGGGTCCGGCTTCGCGACCCGGCGTTCATGCTAGAGGGTTCTTGGGCGAAAGCCTTGGCGATAGCGACACCATTGGGCGCCACTTCCCTGTTGGGGGCGTCGTGTTTCCCCTCTAGCATGTCATCCAAGGGTGAAAACCCGGTCCACTTTGGACGTGCGACGGTGGCGCCATCGGCGTCGctcccttcctgaaggcgtcgcatCCGGATTATCACTGCGGCCTCGAAGCGAGGCATGGGTTCACGactggaagtcggagctgctcttcgatggttgagcttggcaacgatgaccggTGGCGGTCGTTCCTTTGGACCCGTCGGGAGGTGACCAGTGGGTGGCCTGCCATGGGAAATCCAAGCTGCTGGCAGCTTTTGCTTccatgctcggcaacgatgatcTATGGCAGTGTGTTGTGTTTGTCCTCAATCGCGTTGCGTGGGGTGGTTAGCCTCTCGGGTGCCATTTTGGCTACTCGGTTGGCTAACCTTCTTGTACATTATTACATTCTTTCGTCTTAATTGAGTGGTAGAGTTCTCGGGTGCCATTTTGGATACTCggttgactatatatatatagtatacacaataaagcaagcatcaagactGCATTAGTGTTTAGCTGGTGACACTAATGCAATCTTGATCTTGACGCACCTGAACAGCAGCACTGCTGCAGTAGCAAAATAACTAACATTTAGCAGACCATAGCAGCTACATAGCCAGCATATTACATAACCAAATTAGTTCAGTACAGATAagtataaggaaaatggacccttggcctatttactttggattttggtgtttaatgaccaacacaaccaaattggactaatgaatttgcaagtgtttgttttatagttcaatagggtgcaagacgtaacttagaCGAatgtgacgtgatgatccgatgatcaacacctcaagcaagaccttaggagcataaaagaagaCCCAAGAAGATCAaacaaagtctaagcatgaagattgTAACCAAGctgtatgcaagatcgcgaagaaatgagctcactgtggtgaccggacgctggacaagcgaccagacgctggcggcaaccgaccggacgcaggacagcagcgtccgatcgagtacagtaaggttccagagcgacaaatctgtgaccggacgctagccagcgtccgatcagtatatattgccggctcaacggtcgggacgaccggacacgtccggtcaggacgattcagcgtccggtc includes these proteins:
- the LOC136525373 gene encoding rho GTPase-activating protein REN1-like isoform X4, with the protein product MSASEFRIPYQQVSSSQPTENVNQFKTCRCGEGDPNSTSETGDSPPISCPSCQVLKSGHLLLSSKGIGWTSWKKRWFILTRASLVFFRSDPNVPPPRGAEPIVTLGGIDLNSSGSVVVKEERKLLTVFFPDGRDGRTFTLKAETTEDLNEWRNALESALAQAPSVAITMGQNPIFSTDVAAEPAEAPAEQSEDSSVIGRPAEFALVDADGSPSFLEKALKFIEDHGVKVEGILRQSADVEEVKRRIRDYEKGKNEFSPEEDAHVIGDCIKYVLREMPSSPVPASCCTALVKAYRSDKARRLDEINRVIYEVFPEPNQQLLQRTLKMMQIVESHKAVNRMSQSALAACMAPLLLRPLLLGECDIDNEFSMGGDSSFQLLQAAAAANHAQAIVIIMMEEFDQIFDDLEEGSCSSDAYTESEDDDVDKEYFTDNDIHDDDGSYDSGEDDIEEDLDYSDDSEHEINANVKDGKVKNNISETAEGAQAEDNSQSNQKQESCGPNGSKDGILRSTSRSSSSREKSMEKSCSSAHKGKKTLWGRTSARKDLSTEEIECCSDDETLIEKLESNKIDLQSKIAKEAKENAILQSSLEKRKEELHERRLALEKEVENLRDQLQKERNLKTSLESGVMNLRRGQGSLPSTIDSKVSGQQLCCESCNKRLVNTDRVGGPESSSVEVSPTVGSDSASDMKTFQGDIEQSRKQTAQHSPSSTAKPGHEAVGSISQRAPQRRQSIAREGQDGPSSSSSNSKWNLAQKQYSNSPWIRGLHGSSRLEDFGGSIPPAASTALVKLTNRLNFLKERRALLASEMQSLDLARPPAAAAAAPSVKSPTPKGHERKKS
- the LOC136525373 gene encoding rho GTPase-activating protein REN1-like isoform X1, with product MSASEFRIPYQQVSSSQPTENVNQFKTCRCGEGDPNSTSETGDSPPISCPSCQVLKSGHLLLSSKGIGWTSWKKRWFILTRASLVFFRSDPNVPPPRGAEPIVTLGGIDLNSSGSVVVKEERKLLTVFFPDGRDGRTFTLKAETTEDLNEWRNALESALAQAPSVAITMGQNPIFSTDVAAEPAEAPAEQSEDSSVIGRPAEFALVDADGSPSFLEKALKFIEDHGVKVEGILRQSADVEEVKRRIRDYEKGKNEFSPEEDAHVIGDCIKYVLREMPSSPVPASCCTALVKAYRSDKARRLDEINRVIYEVFPEPNQQLLQRTLKMMQIVESHKAVNRMSQSALAACMAPLLLRPLLLGECDIDNEFSMGGDSSFQLLQAAAAANHAQAIVIIMMEEFDQIFDDLEEGSCSSDAYTESEDDDVDKEYFTDNDIHDDDGSYDSGEDDIEEDLDYSDDSEHEINANVKDGKVKNNISETAEGAQAEDNSQSNQKQESCGPNGSKDGILRSTSRSSSSREKSMEKSCSSAHKGKKTLWGRTSARKDLSTEEIECCSDDETLIEKLESNKIDLQSKIAKEAKENAILQSSLEKRKEELHERRLALEKEVENLRDQLQKERNLKTSLESGVMNLRRGQGSLPSTIDSKTKADLEEVVTAESDIMNLKQEVSGLRGQVSGQQLCCESCNKRLVNTDRVGGPESSSVEVSPTVGSDSASDMKTFQGDIEQSRKQTAQHSPSSTAKPGHEAVGSISQRAPQRRQSIAREGQDGPSSSSSNSKWNLAQKQYSNSPWIRGLHGSSRLEDFGGSIPPAASTALVKLTNRLNFLKERRALLASEMQSLDLARPPAAAAAAPSVKSPTPKGHERKKS
- the LOC136525373 gene encoding rho GTPase-activating protein REN1-like isoform X2, with protein sequence MSASEFRIPYQQVSSSQPTENVNQFKTCRCGEGDPNSTSETGDSPPISCPSCQVLKSGHLLLSSKGIGWTSWKKRWFILTRASLVFFRSDPNVPPPRGAEPIVTLGGIDLNSSGSVVVKEERKLLTVFFPDGRDGRTFTLKAETTEDLNEWRNALESALAQAPSVAITMGQNPIFSTDVAAEPAEAPAEQSEDSSVIGRPAEFALVDADGSPSFLEKALKFIEDHGVKVEGILRQSADVEEVKRRIRDYEKGKNEFSPEEDAHVIGDCIKYVLREMPSSPVPASCCTALVKAYRSDKARRLDEINRVIYEVFPEPNQQLLQRTLKMMQIVESHKAVNRMSQSALAACMAPLLLRPLLLGECDIDNEFSMGGDSSFQLLQAAAAANHAQAIVIIMMEEFDQIFDDLEEGSCSSDAYTESEDDDVDKEYFTDNDIHDDDGSYDSGEDDIEEDLDYSDDSEHEINANVKDGKVKNNISETAEGAQAEDNSQSNQKQESCGPNGSKDGILRSTSRSSSSREKSMEKSCSSAHKGKKTLWGRTSARKDLSTEEIECCSDDETLIEKLESNKIDLQSKIAKEAKENAILQSSLEKRKEELHERRLALEKEVENLRDQLQKERNLKTSLESGVMNLRRGQGSLPSTIDSKTKADLEEVVTAESDIMNLKQEVSGLRGQVSGQQLCCESCNKRLVNTDRVGGPESSSVEVSPTVGSDSASDMGDIEQSRKQTAQHSPSSTAKPGHEAVGSISQRAPQRRQSIAREGQDGPSSSSSNSKWNLAQKQYSNSPWIRGLHGSSRLEDFGGSIPPAASTALVKLTNRLNFLKERRALLASEMQSLDLARPPAAAAAAPSVKSPTPKGHERKKS
- the LOC136525373 gene encoding rho GTPase-activating protein REN1-like isoform X3: MSASEFRIPYQQVSSSQPTENVNQFKTCRCGEGDPNSTSETGDSPPISCPSCQVLKSGHLLLSSKGIGWTSWKKRWFILTRASLVFFRSDPNVPPPRGAEPIVTLGGIDLNSSGSVVVKEERKLLTVFFPDGRDGRTFTLKAETTEDLNEWRNALESALAQAPSVAITMGQNPIFSTDVAAEPAEAPAEQSEDSSVIGRPAEFALVDADGSPSFLEKALKFIEDHGVKVEGILRQSADVEEVKRRIRDYEKGKNEFSPEEDAHVIGDCIKYVLREMPSSPVPASCCTALVKAYRSDKARRLDEINRVIYEVFPEPNQQLLQRTLKMMQIVESHKAVNRMSQSALAACMAPLLLRPLLLGECDIDNEFSMGGDSSFQLLQAAAAANHAQAIVIIMMEEFDQIFDDLEEGSCSSDAYTESEDDDVDKEYFTDNDIHDDDGSYDSGEDDIEEDLDYSDDSEHEINANVKDGKVKNNISETAEGAQAEDNSQSNQKQESCGPNGSKDGILRSTSRSSSSREKSMEKSCSSAHKGKKTLWGRTSARKDLSTEEIECCSDDETLIEKLESNKIDLQSKIAKEAKENAILQSSLEKRKEELHERRLALEKEVENLRDQLQKERNLKTSLESGVMNLRRGQGSLPSTIDSKQEVSGLRGQVSGQQLCCESCNKRLVNTDRVGGPESSSVEVSPTVGSDSASDMKTFQGDIEQSRKQTAQHSPSSTAKPGHEAVGSISQRAPQRRQSIAREGQDGPSSSSSNSKWNLAQKQYSNSPWIRGLHGSSRLEDFGGSIPPAASTALVKLTNRLNFLKERRALLASEMQSLDLARPPAAAAAAPSVKSPTPKGHERKKS